Proteins encoded in a region of the Pocillopora verrucosa isolate sample1 chromosome 11, ASM3666991v2, whole genome shotgun sequence genome:
- the LOC131771110 gene encoding uncharacterized protein, with amino-acid sequence MAVAVTFVFLAVLQGIQANKLGKPFSILDGLKPVLPSDDNISPLFYPVEKSTLLKNVQHQTTKSDITYFGDFIQVTYHPDEKDLIKQFFAIWRFEDEIRDAAAFTYQPRSTNMDSYAQLLGITPSNMVGKSYVLARYWKRISTNIITNSEFSNLDSTSVSSDATSDEITALFSKYGTHYVSSYEMGDFIYQVFVYDQEIGSEKVRKFFPFEDTSFSFGPRGYSFRPFTQPRDGEQGFTLEAGKILAASGDMALKNILPKLKDDVYKVKESIFMFLVTQAYQDTDNLTTLIPMSLSFKGIINTLFTAESPSKSKWNDVLSATIFQKFGAASHPNFPLLIDPNVAGFYGSFNPDLVTSTATNYVTISQMSFKLDDLVISDPKFVTHLFIFADVLQISATAKLMLPGSKQIYLVCREFLALSSGNKVPEIIVGSHENSEPVVKIFAKTFRGILKLTQTKTGTHNTYANDYVYKTLEDQSNQFTVKVDNTKKLLYPDKKTAAELYDSDGKSHEARWVYQSFVNSLELAVTSVQSILAVRSSPSLVNSAGKTAGESLNWIIETLTKSSPLSPDLEMVLGRALLLSKTQLTEYAKSRLIVPRLTFLQYKPLYDKLLTAVANYETTYKTVSTEIQRRKQLEKITTSLQELNENVKSSGTFLVAQAEVNAKYQDDVAKTQQALHDLEKDQISRKEAEAQSLLQEIIKIQDEVEKKGKALAAAVQQYLTEQIISAIFTVAEVIGSLFTGGVGLANIDKKLTGIIRIAEKLKNVVQIIEQVNKLYALGRNMRNDIGTVNRALGNIPSSSISKDSFPSMQDWEDFENDVVSYTSTSGFLPEQVAGEALDFQREAKRLSSRGKRYVNIAANVAERKYKQIQIEMQRDLAKRQSTRLRKLKTTLTQTDLSDNDAKTTDLFEIGNIIKMKENQVRSQLIQTFVTMDAALQYHYLQNPTLVTSYDTMAIQAAAIRQVQSSILALENFPTSPVNLKEPIRFPVSNVPVKALLSEEGYAIRIPLTSLPFHEYVRVRVVKIEVKADNIAQSKDDTAYVQATALGDSFEDRDLDRNPKSFTSTPTEYRFVYNIKTGNPVVEVNPSPDFANKFIKMTPFDTWIFRFPKVTTNQGIQFSTALTTLRIKFFVNVIFHPPKSTNNDQQFERHLSDDVLGSKEKLLQDLSGRSLVREWDAIMAVSAERVNQLWKNQYDSKTNAGFVKNIATERSLVQDTRGSKLEARIIMDVGPPVIQFIRNNQNRATLKIKIKKATVEYWEFIKRSEDKYNYNETAAVTDKTEITGTMNLLKLEGSLTKGKVVLDLSDGVFDVIKLPLTDTLKANIKTQIEVYFNTKLKSENYELARITYEDKLTPAGLVPDKFYLATGGFETATSGYGTLYIFFKTRSAKSIVTDQTKKDFNDPLSIDQKIIPNTFEVALFISNRVIFDDIIREDIKKKFKFGAHTEVLPGQSISPNQQALYVKGDDGASHSIYMTLKFDRYAGTYPYTFVMPGNTLTVKPLSNGQKLQVHWINNNLQLSIPYVTHHCPGRLSSCYDETNYKSVTFSTNYVRTFKASIDNELTISYTEESKSGSASSVYHWTDFFRAQTYTTARNTITSNVGNYLSGLQFNFRSISAFALTQVLFPSQKVFVLTEVYIPGDMVILGTVNTKPTEASK; translated from the exons ATGGCTGTAGCCGTCACTTTCGTTTTTCTTGCTGTGCTACAGGGAATTCAAG CCAACAAGCTTGGCAAACCATTCAGCATTCTTGATGGTTTGAAGCCAGTCTTACCGAGTGATGATAATATCAGTCCACTGTTTTACCCTGTGGAAAAGTCCACGTTGTTAAAAAACGTACAGCATCAAACCACCAAGAGTGACATCACATATTTCGGTGACTTTATCCAGGTGACCTACCATCCAGATGAAAAGGATTTGATCAAACAATTCTTCGCCATTTGGCGTTTTGAGGACGAGATCCGTGACGCGGCAGCATTTACCTATCAACCGAGGTCAACTAACATGGATTCCTATGCCCAACTCCTTGGGATAACTCCTAGCAACATGGTGGGGAAATCTTACGTTCTGGCACGTTATTGGAAAAGAATAAGCACTAACATCATCACCAATTCAGAATTTTCAAATCTTGACTCAACCTCCGTTTCCTCAGATGCGACAAGTGACGAGATAACagctcttttttcaaaatacgGTACACATTACGTTTCCAGTTATGAGATGGGAGACTTTATTTACCAAGTATTTGTGTACGACCAAGAAATCGGTTCCGAGAAAGTCCGTAAATTCTTTCCCTTCGAAGATACTTCATTCAGCTTTGGTCCCAGAGGTTACTCTTTCCGCCCGTTTACCCAGCCAAGAGATGGCGAACAGGGGTTTACTCTTGAAGCAGGAAAGATTTTGGCGGCGAGCGGTGATATGGCTTTGAAGAATATCCTACCGAAACTGAAGGACGATGTCTACAAAGTGAAGGAGAGCATCTTTATGTTTTTAGTAACACAAGCTTACCAGGACACTGACAACCTCACAACATTAATCCCAATGAGCCTTTCCTTCAAAGGGATTATCAACACACTCTTCACGGCAGAATCACCTTCTAAGTCGAAGTGGAACGATGTACTATCTGCGACAATTTTCCAGAAATTTGGGGCAGCCAGTCACCCTAACTTTCCTCTGCTCATAGACCCTAATGTTGCTGGTTTTTATGGAAGTTTCAACCCGGATCTTGTCACATCCACTGCTACTAACTACGTCACCATAAGCCAAATGAGCTTTAAGCTGGATGATTTAGTCATTTCAGACCCTAAGTTCGTCACACATTTATTCATCTTTGCAGATGTCTTACAAATCAGCGCAACTGCCAAGCTGATGCTTCCCGGCTCAAAACAGATTTATCTTGTGTGCCGAGAGTTCTTAGCTTTATCCTCTGGTAACAAGGTCCCAGAAATAATTGTTGGATCCCATGAAAATTCTGAGCCTGTCGTTAAAATATTTGCCAAAACCTTTCGTGGAATATTGAAGCTCACCCAAACCAAGACCGGCACACATAACACTTACGCAAACGACTACGTATACAAGACTTTGGAAGACCAATCCAACCAATTTACAGTCAAAGTCGACAATACCAAGAAACTGCTCTACCCCGATAAGAAAACTGCAGCGGAACTGTACGACAGTGATGGAAAATCTCATGAAGCAAGGTGGGTCTACCAAAGCTTTGTGAACAGCTTAGAGCTAGCTGTGACTAGCGTACAAAGCATTTTGGCTGTCCGTTCCTCACCCAGTTTAGTTAATAGTGCGGGGAAAACAGCTGGCGAAAGTTTGAATTGGATTATAGAGACCCTTACGAAATCTTCACCCTTATCCCCCGACCTTGAAATGGTCCTTGGTCGTGCATTACTCTTAAGTAAGACCCAGCTGACAGAATACGCCAAGTCAAGACTCATTGTTCCTAGATTAACCTTCCTTCAATACAAACCGCTCTACGATAAACTACTGACAGCCGTTGCCAACTACGAAACCACCTACAAAACAGTCTCCACCGAAATACAACGCCGCAAACAGCTGGAGAAAATAACCACTTCTTTGCAAGAACTCAACGAAAATGTCAAAAGCTCTGGTACTTTCTTGGTCGCACAAGCTGAAGTGAATGCCAAGTACCAAGATGATGTTGCTAAAACTCAGCAAGCTCTCCATGACTTGGAGAAGGATCAAATCAGCCGTAAGGAGGCTGAAGCACAGTCGTTACTTCAGGAgataataaaaatacaagaCGAGGtcgaaaagaaaggaaaagcgtTGGCTGCGGCAGTCCAACAGTACCTAACAGAGCAAATAATCTCAGCCATTTTCACTGTTGCTGAAGTCATCGGGTCGCTGTTTACCGGGGGCGTCGGCCTGGCAAATATCGATAAGAAACTGACAGGTATTATACGCATTGCGGAAAAGCTAAAGAATGTTGTCCAAATTATTGAGCAGGTTAATAAGCTTTATGCACTCGGCAGAAATATGAGGAATGATATTGGTACGGTCAACCGAGCCTTAGGTAACATTCCAAGTTCATCTATCAGTAAAGATAGTTTCCCATCAATGCAGGATTGggaagattttgaaaatgatgtCGTGTCGTATACAAGTACGTCGGGCTTTTTACCAGAACAGGTGGCTGGGGAGGCGTTGGATTTTCAGCGTGAGGCAAAACGTTTATCATCGAGGGGCAAGAGATACGTAAACATTGCTGCGAACGTAGCcgaaagaaaatacaaacaaatacaaattgaaatGCAGCGAGATCTTGCCAAGAGACAGAGCACTCGTTTAAGAAAACTCAAGACAACATTGACGCAAACAGACCTCTCGGATAACGATGCTAAAACTACTGATCTTTTCGAAATCGGTAACATTATCAAAATGAAGGAGAATCAAGTACGTTCACAGCTCATCCAAACGTTTGTCACCATGGATGCCGCTTTGCAGTACCACTATCTTCAAAACCCAACGCTGGTAACAAGCTACGACACCATGGCCATTCAGGCAGCGGCCATTCGTCAGGTGCAATCGTCTATTTTAGCATTGGAAAATTTTCCCACAAGCCCTGTGAACCTAAAAGAGCCCATAAGATTCCCAGTTTCTAATGTGCCCGTCAAAGCTTTGCTATCTGAAGAAGGATACGCAATTAGAATTCCACTGACCTCTCTTCCTTTCCATGAGTATGTGCGAGTCCGTGTTGTGAAAATAGAAGTAAAAGCAGACAATATTGCACAGTCTAAAGATGACACTGCATATGTTCAAGCCACTGCTTTGGGTGACTCATTCGAAGACAGAGACCTTGATCGTAATCCCAAGTCCTTTACAAGCACACCCACTGAATATCGCTTTGTCTATAACATTAAAACGGGAAACCCAGTCGTGGAAGTCAACCCATCTCCAGACTTCGCTAACAAGTTTATAAAAATGACTCCTTTTGACACTTGGATCTTCCGTTTTCCAAAAGTTACCACCAACCAAGGAATCCAGTTCTCGACAGCCCTTACTACTCTCAGGATCAAATTCTTCGTGAATGTCATCTTCCACCCCCCAAAATCCACCAACAACGATCAACAGTTCGAGCGTCACCTCTCCGACGACGTGTTAggaagcaaagaaaagcttctCCAAGATTTGAGCGGTCGCTCATTGGTTCGTGAATGGGATGCCATTATGGCAGTAAGCGCCGAGCGCGTGAATCAACTTTGGAAGAATCAGTACGACAGTAAAACCAACGCTGGATTCGTTAAGAATATAGCAACCGAAAGATCTTTAGTCCAAGATACCAGAGGATCCAAACTCGAAGCTAGAATCATAATGGATGTCGGTCCACCCGTTATTCAGTTTATTAGAAACAACCAAAACAGGGCAActctgaaaatcaaaatcaaaaaggCGACCGTGGAGTACTGGGAGTTCATTAAGAGAAGTGAAGACAAGTATAATTACAATGAAACTGCAGCAGTTACAGACAAAACTGAGATAACTGGCACCATGAACTTACTTAAACTGGAGGGATCGCTCACAAAAGGCAAAGTAGTACTTGATCTAAGTGACGGTGTTTTCGATGTCATAAAGTTACCTTTGACTGACACCCTGAAAGCAAACATCAAAACACAAATAGAGGTGTACTTTAACACCAAGTTAAAATCAGAGAATTACGAATTGGCTCGAATAACTTACGAAGATAAGCTCACACCAGCCGGTCTTGTGCCAGACAAGTTCTACCTTGCCACGGGTGGATTCGAAACTGCCACTTCCGGCTACGGGACATTGtatatcttttttaaaacaCGTTCGGCAAAATCGATTGTAACAGATCAAACGAAAAAGGACTTTAACGACCCGCTTTCGATTGACCAGAAAATTATTCCCAATACATTTGAAGTTGCCTTGTTCATCAGTAATAGAGTGATCTTTGACGATATCATAAGAGAAgacatcaaaaagaaattcaagtttGGTGCCCACACAGAAGTTCTTCCAGGTCAATCGATATCACCAAATCAGCAAGCCTTGTACGTAAAGGGAGACGATGGTGCATCTCACAGTATTTATATGACTCTTAAATTTGATCGATATGCAGGGACATACCCTTATACCTTCGTTATGCCAGGAAACACCCTCACAGTTAAACCTTTAAGCAATGGGCAGAAACTTCAAGTGCACTGGATCAACAACAACTTGCAGTTATCCATCCCATACGTCACTCATCATTGTCCTGGGCGATTGTCAAGCTGTTATGACGAGACTAATTATAAGTCAGTTACCTTCAGCACCAATTACGTGAGAACCTTCAAGGCCTCCATTGACAACGAATTGACGATATCGTATACAGAAGAGTCCAAATCTGGATCCGCAAGTAGCGTATATCATTGGACTGATTTTTTCCGGGCCCAAACCTACACAACTGCGAGGAACACGATCACCAGCAATGTGGGCAACTACTTGTCAGGTCTGCAGTTCAACTTTCGAAGCATATCTGCATTTGCGCTCACTCAGGTTCTCTTCCCAAGCCAGAAAGTGTTTGTCTTGACGGAGGTCTACATTCCAGGCGACATGGTTATCCTTGGCACTGTTAATACCAAACCCACGGAAGCCTCCAAGTGA
- the LOC131771109 gene encoding lysine-specific demethylase 7A isoform X2 gives MADPLYCVCRQPYDPTQFMIQCDSCEEWYHGSCVGIEEHQASDIERYHCPDCALLHGPLTLKKRRNWHRHDYSEIDDGSKAIQAGTVAFIKELKTRKFKEDNVILKFENGTDLSTEFFETHGFNRPILVTNKEGLGMVIPDKKFTVMDVERHVGSMRELDVIDVCRQEDHRMRMREWTEYYVSPTKKKILNVISLEFSNTSLSSLVHAPAIVRDIDWASHVWPTDLPDDSPHKKPLVQKYCLMGVKNSYTDFHVDFGGTSVWYHVLKGEKVFYFVEPNEENFTKYEKWVSSARQSEVFFGDMVKNCYKCSVKPGQTMFIPTGWVHAVFTPVDSLVFGGNFLCTYNTELQLRVYQLERQLKTPDKFLHPCFETINWYAAVYLLDKIKAVHEAGRKPPISVIQSLNSLVAVLKEWSAKGEAFTKLHKFFIPDSVSPSKLIKSIVKELKKTEKSGKTSRPSTPKIDENCQQGSGSPVAAPLVDGSVPRLKIKAPKPENYNVCNSKNAGEYLKCELDDSKPVIRIANTGLDLKRKADPLSTSLPSLKLKIPRTQEPREMESNGDKAQLGASVDSGLKLVVSNGKIINNNNRNSRKMAGKKFQPLSQEVSDRSDIPDGSYSCSPSKQGPLRLKLSMNNMPNKNAPSYPTHTTESSSDTSDNELNFSLGGTPSFVPAQLRTTHGSLATTFGLQATGSVPRTQQPVAGLDWTSATDLKEEIEAAKTLLFGLSAGAGVSSLGSSSAQSIPSTARKSASAQSSHSTVAHSTSKLNSKRAGGESNSEGEDEDLGFGDPEYFHDSKYVYPPLAEMTEEDKNNSWKPGQRKKKSEKVDSTWNPKSKLHCSPSREERPVRPKSRRATTGSLLNSPVEESAPEGPSPSVGSAKGSDRASSSGNNSGALNGSEKGSVPDPTPSNSKPDSNAKVPGKRGRQKAVTTTKQRLAKILKLDKSGRYMR, from the exons ATGGCGGACCCTTTGTATTGTGTATGTAGACAACCGTACGACCCGACTCAGTTTATGATCCAGTGCGATTCTTGCGAAGAATGGTATCACGGAAG TTGTGTTGGTATTGAAGAGCATCAAGCTTCAGACATCGAGCGGTACCACTGCCCGGATTGTGCGTTACTACACGGGCCACTAACCC TGAAGAAAAGACGCAATTGGCATCGTCATGACTATAGTGAAATAGATGATGGGTCAAAg GCCATCCAAGCAGGGACAGTTGCATTTATCAAGGAGCTAAAAACCAGAAAATTCAA GGAGGATAATGTTATTCTGAAGTTTGAAAATGGCACAGATCTGTCTACAGAGTTTTTTGAGACACATGGTTTTAACAGGCCTATCCTTGTTACCAATAAAGAAGGTTTGGGAATGGTTATACCGGACAAAAAATTTACTGTCATGGATGTTGAGAGACATGTTG GTTCTATGAGGGAATTAGATGTCATTGATGTCTGCAGACAG GAGGATCATCGTATGCGCATGCGAGAATGGACCGAGTATTACGTTAGTCCTACcaagaaaaagattttgaatGTTATTAGTTTGGAGTTCTCTAATACAAG TTTGTCATCCCTTGTTCATGCTCCAGCCATTGTGCGAGATATTGATTGGGCCAGTCATGTGTGGCCAACAGATCTTCCTGATGACAG CCCACACAAGAAGCCTTTGGTACAGAAATACTGTTTAATGGGTGTGAAGAATTCATACACAGATTTCCATGTTGACTTTGGAGGCACCTCAGTGTGGTATCATGTTTTGAAG GGTGAAAAAGTGTTTTACTTTGTTGAACCCaatgaagaaaatttcaccAAGTATGAAAAATGGGTTTCCTCTGCTCGGCAAAGCGAGGTGTTCTTTGGTGATATGGTGAAGAACTGCTACAAGTGTTCAGTAAAACCAGGCCAAACCATGTTTATCCCAACAG GCTGGGTTCATGCAGTATTTACACCAGTTGATTCACTGGTATTTGGAGGGAACTTTCTCTGTACTTACAACACTGAACTTCAGCTGAG GGTTTATCAACTTGAAAGACAACTCAAGACTCCTGATAAATTCCTTCATCCGTGTTTTGAGACGATAAACTGGTATGCTGCCGTGTATTTACTCGATAAGATAAAGG CCGTCCATGAAGCAGGCAGAAAACCGCCCATCAGTGTAATACAGAGTTTAAACAGCCTCGTCGCAGTACTCAAGGAGTGGAGCGCTAAAGGGGAG GCGTTCACGAAGCTTCACAAATTCTTCATTCCCGACAGTGTATCGCCCAGCAAGCTCATCAAGTCTATTGTTAAAGAACTTAAAAAGACCGAG AAATCGGGAAAAACTTCAAGGCCCTCAACCCCTAAAATCGACGAGAACTGTCAACAGGGAAGTGGGAGTCCAGTGGCTGCGCCATTGGTTGACGGGTCTGTGCCGCGCCTAAAAATCAAAGCTCCCAAACCGGAGAACTACAATGTCTGCAATTCGAAAAATGCCGGGGAATATTTAAAATGTGAGCTGGATGACAGTAAACCCGTGATAAGAATAGCAAACACTGGattagatttaaaaagaaaagctgatCCACTTTCAACAAGTCTTCCCTCGCTCAAGCTGAAGATTCCACGAACGCAGGAACCACGCGAAATGGAGTCGAATGGCGACAAAGCGCAGCTCGGTGCCTCAGTGGACTCTGGGCTGAAGCTTGTTGTATCGAATGGAAAAATTATCAA TAATAACAATCGCAACAGTAGAAAAATGGCAGGTAAAAAATTCCAGCCGCTGTCGCAAGAGGTGTCTGACCGAAGCGATATCCCGGATGGTTCATATTCCTGTTCTCCGTCCAAGCAAGGACCACTGCGGCTGAAACTGTCCA TGAACAACATGCCCAACAAGAACGCCCCTTCCTACCCCACCCACACGACAGAGAGTAGCAGCGACACCTCAGATAATGAACTTAACTTCAGTCTCGGGGGAACTCCCAGCTTCGTCCCTGCACAGTTAAGAACGACACATGGAAGCCTGGCGACAACTTTTGGGCTCCAGGCCACCGGATCAGTTCCCCGAACTCAACAACCTGTGGCCGGTTTGGACTGGACTTCGGCAACTGATCTTAA GGAGGAAATAGAAGCGGCCAAAACCCTCTTGTTCGGTCTCAGTGCTGGCGCTGGTGTCAGTTCACTCGGATCTTCATCCGCCCAATCTATCCCCAGTACCGCACGAAAATCAGCTAGTGCCCAGTCTTCGCATTCCACTGTAGCACACAGTACTTCCAAGTTGAACTCCAAGCGAGCGGGAGGCGAGAGTAACTCGGAGGGCGAAGACGAAGATCTTGGATTTGGAGACCCAGAATATTTCCATGACAGTAAATACG TATATCCACCGCTCGCTGAGATGACAGaggaagacaaaaataattcatggaAGCCCGGCCAACGAAAGAAAAAGAGCGAAAAAGTTGATTCGACATGGAATCCGAAAA GTAAACTGCATTGTTCGCCATCGCGGGAAGAGAGGCCAGTTCGTCCGAAATCCAGACGAGCTACCACCGGTAGTTTGCTGAATTCACCAGTAGAAGAAAGCGCTCCTGAG GGACCTTCTCCTTCCGTTGGAAGTGCCAAGGGAAGTGACCGAGCAAGCTCAAGCGGAAATAATTCAGGAGCGCTCAACGGAAGTGAAAAAGGCTCAGTACCAGATCCAACACCGAGTAATTCAAAACCTGATAGCAACGCAAAAG
- the LOC131771109 gene encoding lysine-specific demethylase 7A isoform X1, with translation MADPLYCVCRQPYDPTQFMIQCDSCEEWYHGSCVGIEEHQASDIERYHCPDCALLHGPLTLKKRRNWHRHDYSEIDDGSKAIQAGTVAFIKELKTRKFKEDNVILKFENGTDLSTEFFETHGFNRPILVTNKEGLGMVIPDKKFTVMDVERHVGSMRELDVIDVCRQEDHRMRMREWTEYYVSPTKKKILNVISLEFSNTSLSSLVHAPAIVRDIDWASHVWPTDLPDDSKITRVKEMITNLHLPHKKPLVQKYCLMGVKNSYTDFHVDFGGTSVWYHVLKGEKVFYFVEPNEENFTKYEKWVSSARQSEVFFGDMVKNCYKCSVKPGQTMFIPTGWVHAVFTPVDSLVFGGNFLCTYNTELQLRVYQLERQLKTPDKFLHPCFETINWYAAVYLLDKIKAVHEAGRKPPISVIQSLNSLVAVLKEWSAKGEAFTKLHKFFIPDSVSPSKLIKSIVKELKKTEKSGKTSRPSTPKIDENCQQGSGSPVAAPLVDGSVPRLKIKAPKPENYNVCNSKNAGEYLKCELDDSKPVIRIANTGLDLKRKADPLSTSLPSLKLKIPRTQEPREMESNGDKAQLGASVDSGLKLVVSNGKIINNNNRNSRKMAGKKFQPLSQEVSDRSDIPDGSYSCSPSKQGPLRLKLSMNNMPNKNAPSYPTHTTESSSDTSDNELNFSLGGTPSFVPAQLRTTHGSLATTFGLQATGSVPRTQQPVAGLDWTSATDLKEEIEAAKTLLFGLSAGAGVSSLGSSSAQSIPSTARKSASAQSSHSTVAHSTSKLNSKRAGGESNSEGEDEDLGFGDPEYFHDSKYVYPPLAEMTEEDKNNSWKPGQRKKKSEKVDSTWNPKSKLHCSPSREERPVRPKSRRATTGSLLNSPVEESAPEGPSPSVGSAKGSDRASSSGNNSGALNGSEKGSVPDPTPSNSKPDSNAKVPGKRGRQKAVTTTKQRLAKILKLDKSGRYMR, from the exons ATGGCGGACCCTTTGTATTGTGTATGTAGACAACCGTACGACCCGACTCAGTTTATGATCCAGTGCGATTCTTGCGAAGAATGGTATCACGGAAG TTGTGTTGGTATTGAAGAGCATCAAGCTTCAGACATCGAGCGGTACCACTGCCCGGATTGTGCGTTACTACACGGGCCACTAACCC TGAAGAAAAGACGCAATTGGCATCGTCATGACTATAGTGAAATAGATGATGGGTCAAAg GCCATCCAAGCAGGGACAGTTGCATTTATCAAGGAGCTAAAAACCAGAAAATTCAA GGAGGATAATGTTATTCTGAAGTTTGAAAATGGCACAGATCTGTCTACAGAGTTTTTTGAGACACATGGTTTTAACAGGCCTATCCTTGTTACCAATAAAGAAGGTTTGGGAATGGTTATACCGGACAAAAAATTTACTGTCATGGATGTTGAGAGACATGTTG GTTCTATGAGGGAATTAGATGTCATTGATGTCTGCAGACAG GAGGATCATCGTATGCGCATGCGAGAATGGACCGAGTATTACGTTAGTCCTACcaagaaaaagattttgaatGTTATTAGTTTGGAGTTCTCTAATACAAG TTTGTCATCCCTTGTTCATGCTCCAGCCATTGTGCGAGATATTGATTGGGCCAGTCATGTGTGGCCAACAGATCTTCCTGATGACAG TAAGATcacgagagtaaaggaaatgatcaccaacctacaTCT CCCACACAAGAAGCCTTTGGTACAGAAATACTGTTTAATGGGTGTGAAGAATTCATACACAGATTTCCATGTTGACTTTGGAGGCACCTCAGTGTGGTATCATGTTTTGAAG GGTGAAAAAGTGTTTTACTTTGTTGAACCCaatgaagaaaatttcaccAAGTATGAAAAATGGGTTTCCTCTGCTCGGCAAAGCGAGGTGTTCTTTGGTGATATGGTGAAGAACTGCTACAAGTGTTCAGTAAAACCAGGCCAAACCATGTTTATCCCAACAG GCTGGGTTCATGCAGTATTTACACCAGTTGATTCACTGGTATTTGGAGGGAACTTTCTCTGTACTTACAACACTGAACTTCAGCTGAG GGTTTATCAACTTGAAAGACAACTCAAGACTCCTGATAAATTCCTTCATCCGTGTTTTGAGACGATAAACTGGTATGCTGCCGTGTATTTACTCGATAAGATAAAGG CCGTCCATGAAGCAGGCAGAAAACCGCCCATCAGTGTAATACAGAGTTTAAACAGCCTCGTCGCAGTACTCAAGGAGTGGAGCGCTAAAGGGGAG GCGTTCACGAAGCTTCACAAATTCTTCATTCCCGACAGTGTATCGCCCAGCAAGCTCATCAAGTCTATTGTTAAAGAACTTAAAAAGACCGAG AAATCGGGAAAAACTTCAAGGCCCTCAACCCCTAAAATCGACGAGAACTGTCAACAGGGAAGTGGGAGTCCAGTGGCTGCGCCATTGGTTGACGGGTCTGTGCCGCGCCTAAAAATCAAAGCTCCCAAACCGGAGAACTACAATGTCTGCAATTCGAAAAATGCCGGGGAATATTTAAAATGTGAGCTGGATGACAGTAAACCCGTGATAAGAATAGCAAACACTGGattagatttaaaaagaaaagctgatCCACTTTCAACAAGTCTTCCCTCGCTCAAGCTGAAGATTCCACGAACGCAGGAACCACGCGAAATGGAGTCGAATGGCGACAAAGCGCAGCTCGGTGCCTCAGTGGACTCTGGGCTGAAGCTTGTTGTATCGAATGGAAAAATTATCAA TAATAACAATCGCAACAGTAGAAAAATGGCAGGTAAAAAATTCCAGCCGCTGTCGCAAGAGGTGTCTGACCGAAGCGATATCCCGGATGGTTCATATTCCTGTTCTCCGTCCAAGCAAGGACCACTGCGGCTGAAACTGTCCA TGAACAACATGCCCAACAAGAACGCCCCTTCCTACCCCACCCACACGACAGAGAGTAGCAGCGACACCTCAGATAATGAACTTAACTTCAGTCTCGGGGGAACTCCCAGCTTCGTCCCTGCACAGTTAAGAACGACACATGGAAGCCTGGCGACAACTTTTGGGCTCCAGGCCACCGGATCAGTTCCCCGAACTCAACAACCTGTGGCCGGTTTGGACTGGACTTCGGCAACTGATCTTAA GGAGGAAATAGAAGCGGCCAAAACCCTCTTGTTCGGTCTCAGTGCTGGCGCTGGTGTCAGTTCACTCGGATCTTCATCCGCCCAATCTATCCCCAGTACCGCACGAAAATCAGCTAGTGCCCAGTCTTCGCATTCCACTGTAGCACACAGTACTTCCAAGTTGAACTCCAAGCGAGCGGGAGGCGAGAGTAACTCGGAGGGCGAAGACGAAGATCTTGGATTTGGAGACCCAGAATATTTCCATGACAGTAAATACG TATATCCACCGCTCGCTGAGATGACAGaggaagacaaaaataattcatggaAGCCCGGCCAACGAAAGAAAAAGAGCGAAAAAGTTGATTCGACATGGAATCCGAAAA GTAAACTGCATTGTTCGCCATCGCGGGAAGAGAGGCCAGTTCGTCCGAAATCCAGACGAGCTACCACCGGTAGTTTGCTGAATTCACCAGTAGAAGAAAGCGCTCCTGAG GGACCTTCTCCTTCCGTTGGAAGTGCCAAGGGAAGTGACCGAGCAAGCTCAAGCGGAAATAATTCAGGAGCGCTCAACGGAAGTGAAAAAGGCTCAGTACCAGATCCAACACCGAGTAATTCAAAACCTGATAGCAACGCAAAAG